TTTTGACGGCAACGAATTTTATACTTTTACCCTTCCAAGGATAAGTAAAAAGGCTCACGGCTCCGGCTGCATCTTTTCCGCATTCATAACAGCTTTTCTGGCAGAGGGGCAGAAGCTGGCGGAGGGAGTCGAAAACGCAAAGAAGTATGCATGGTCAGCCATATGTGCAGGTTTTTCTCCCGGAAAAGGAGTTGATATTGTGCGGCAGAGAGCAAACCATATTCCTGTCATTGACGGAAAAAAAACGGAGGTATGGCTGTCTCTTCAGGACGCAGTGGATGAATTGTTGTCATTTCTGCCTGTCTCACTGATCCCGGAGGTTGGAATAAATTTTGTATATGCAATGGCAGATGCATCCAGTTACGGTGATATATGCGGCATAGACGGGAGGATAGTAAGAGCAAAAAAACCGTTTCAGGCTGGTGAGTGCAGATTTGGTACCTCAAAGCACATTTCATCTGTTCTTCTTGCCTGCATGAGGAATAACGGCGCTAAAAGGTAGGCCGTGATACGCATTACAGGGGAAAACCCCAATGACGTTGTGGAGAAAGTCGTTGCGATAATGCAGGAACTTGAATCAGAGGGAAAAATTCATAGTCCGTTGTGAAATACTTTGGCATCTGTATCTGTCATTTTTCTCTTTTTATCGCCGGTTTCGTTTGAGTAACCAATTGGAATAACTGCTACCACCTGCTGATTTTCTTTCAGGTTTAGAAGGTAGTTAAAAAATCCGGTCGTTCCGGGAGTGTAACGTAAGTGTTGCCAGTCCCTCGCTCTCGGCAGCAAGAATAATATATGCGATGAAAATCCATGCAGATTCAAGCCAGTAAGGTTTGTCAGTCTCGCCAGCAACAATAATCAGCAGGGGTGCATCCGTTAAAAACTCCTTTTTTAGCGGAAGTTCCAAGGATTTTTCTGTTAACTTTTTAAATTCTATATCTAGTAATTGGCAATAAAAAACAGAGTCCACATATCCAAATGTGGTCACTAAAAATTTAGAAATACCGCAAGTTTTAT
This sequence is a window from Candidatus Thermoplasmatota archaeon. Protein-coding genes within it:
- a CDS encoding nitroreductase family protein; its protein translation is KTCGISKFLVTTFGYVDSVFYCQLLDIEFKKLTEKSLELPLKKEFLTDAPLLIIVAGETDKPYWLESAWIFIAYIILAAESEGLATLTLHSRNDRIF